The following proteins are encoded in a genomic region of Oceanisphaera profunda:
- a CDS encoding DUF3379 family protein: MDELEFRRRAYANPNDTSADFSQALHSSDRNGALVAQLQQFDAKLSRALQEPVPEHLAASLLQTAQLHAQASTPLESKQRSALGWRHLAVAASITFVLGFSTRFISFSEPDTSNVTSMGQMAMAHVHAESPLTQTVNENVTLTAVNAKLQPYGTQLQSLSEVGQVYYANHCLFGDASAAHLVIQGEHQRVHVFVLPPDRELADVSHLSDKQYFSDQQYFSDQQYHGEILSTAFNKLVVVSEKNENLDAMARKIQASLNRQI, from the coding sequence ATGGATGAGTTAGAGTTTAGGCGTCGAGCGTATGCCAACCCCAATGACACGAGCGCAGACTTTTCACAGGCTCTGCATAGCTCTGACCGTAATGGCGCGTTAGTCGCGCAACTGCAACAGTTTGATGCCAAGCTCAGCCGTGCGCTGCAAGAGCCGGTGCCCGAACACTTAGCTGCCAGCTTATTGCAGACCGCTCAGTTGCACGCGCAGGCAAGTACACCTCTCGAATCTAAGCAGAGAAGCGCTTTGGGATGGCGTCATTTGGCCGTAGCCGCTTCTATTACCTTTGTGTTAGGGTTTTCGACACGGTTTATCTCTTTTTCTGAGCCCGACACCTCAAACGTAACTAGCATGGGTCAAATGGCCATGGCGCATGTGCATGCGGAGTCACCACTCACCCAAACGGTGAATGAAAACGTCACCCTCACCGCCGTCAATGCTAAGTTGCAGCCTTATGGCACCCAACTACAAAGCTTAAGCGAGGTGGGCCAAGTGTATTACGCCAATCATTGTTTATTTGGTGATGCCTCGGCGGCGCATTTGGTGATTCAGGGTGAGCATCAACGAGTACATGTGTTTGTGCTGCCACCAGATCGCGAGTTAGCCGATGTTAGTCACTTGTCGGATAAACAGTACTTCTCTGATCAACAGTATTTTTCAGATCAACAGTATCATGGCGAAATTCTGTCCACGGCTTTTAATAAACTGGTGGTGGTGAGCGAGAAAAACGAAAACCTCGATGCCATGGCCCGTAAAATTCAAGCTTCATTAAACAGGCAGATTTAA
- the adk gene encoding adenylate kinase, whose product MRIVLLGAPGAGKGTQAQFIMEKFGIPQISTGDMLRAAIKAGTPLGLKAKEVMDQGQLVSDDLIIGLVKERIAQDDCAKGFLLDGFPRTIPQADAMKEAGVTIDNVLEFAVPDEEIVKRMSGRRVHSGSGRVYHLVYNPPKVEGKDDVTGEELSIRVDDEESTVRKRLSIYHEQTEPLVAYYQKAAAAGETQYNAIDGTQSVDVIGKELANILS is encoded by the coding sequence ATGCGCATCGTTTTGTTGGGTGCTCCCGGCGCGGGCAAAGGAACGCAGGCTCAGTTCATCATGGAGAAGTTCGGGATTCCACAAATCTCCACCGGTGACATGCTGCGTGCGGCCATTAAAGCTGGCACTCCGCTTGGTTTAAAAGCGAAAGAAGTGATGGATCAAGGCCAATTGGTGTCTGATGATCTCATTATTGGGTTAGTTAAAGAACGTATCGCGCAAGATGACTGTGCTAAAGGTTTTTTGCTCGATGGTTTTCCGCGCACTATTCCTCAGGCAGATGCCATGAAGGAAGCAGGCGTAACCATTGATAACGTGCTGGAATTTGCCGTGCCAGACGAAGAAATCGTTAAGCGCATGAGCGGTCGTCGCGTCCACTCAGGTTCGGGTCGGGTGTACCACTTGGTCTACAACCCACCCAAGGTGGAAGGCAAAGACGACGTGACCGGTGAAGAATTAAGCATTCGGGTAGACGATGAAGAAAGCACAGTGCGTAAACGCTTAAGCATTTACCACGAACAAACCGAGCCATTGGTTGCTTATTATCAGAAAGCCGCGGCTGCTGGCGAGACCCAATATAACGCTATCGACGGTACTCAGTCGGTGGATGTTATCGGTAAAGAGCTGGCCAACATTCTTTCTTAA
- the putP gene encoding sodium/proline symporter PutP — protein sequence MTIEYPIIITFVGYLVLTMLIGVIAYRATRSLSDYILGGRRLGPGVAALSVGASDMSGWLLLGLPGAVYLSGISQAWIGIGLVIGAWLNWLFVAKRLRVYTEQANDSLTIPDFLENRLADHSGLIRVVSAITILVFFIFYTASGLVGGAILFEKVFGLPYVTALLLGGGVIMAYTFMGGFLAVSWTDFFQGILMLLALIILPWAVMNELGGIDQTLSTLKEMDSTKLDFFHDFSLLGGLSLLAWGLGYFGQPHILARFMAIDSPASVPLSRRIAMSWMILSLIGAVGVGLAGAVYFAGVPLENAETVFLALSQAVFNPWVAGFLIAAILSAIMSTIDSQLLVCSSAITEDFYKRWLRPHAQDNELVWVGRFAVVAVALFAMFIALNPKSSVLDLVSYAWAGFGAAFGPVIILSLYWSRLTRNGALAGIVLGALTVIGWKQLTGGPLGIFDLYEIVPGFVIATLACIFISRLGTPPSQKVVLGFRRMESEL from the coding sequence ATGACCATAGAATATCCCATTATAATTACCTTCGTCGGTTATTTAGTCCTCACCATGCTGATTGGTGTTATCGCCTATCGCGCCACCCGCTCACTCAGTGATTATATTTTGGGTGGCCGCCGTTTAGGCCCAGGTGTGGCCGCCTTAAGTGTCGGTGCGTCCGACATGAGTGGCTGGTTACTATTAGGCCTACCCGGTGCCGTTTACTTATCCGGTATTAGCCAAGCATGGATTGGCATTGGCTTAGTGATTGGCGCTTGGCTTAATTGGCTCTTTGTTGCCAAGCGGTTGCGCGTGTACACCGAGCAAGCCAATGACTCACTGACCATCCCAGACTTTTTAGAGAATAGACTGGCGGATCATAGCGGTTTAATCCGTGTGGTTTCTGCCATCACTATTTTGGTGTTCTTTATTTTTTACACCGCCTCCGGTCTAGTGGGCGGCGCTATTTTATTTGAAAAAGTATTTGGTCTGCCTTACGTCACCGCCTTGCTGCTGGGTGGTGGCGTTATCATGGCGTACACCTTTATGGGTGGATTTTTGGCCGTGTCTTGGACAGATTTCTTCCAAGGCATCTTAATGCTATTGGCCTTAATCATTTTACCGTGGGCGGTAATGAACGAGCTGGGTGGCATCGATCAAACCTTAAGCACGCTCAAGGAGATGGACAGCACTAAGTTAGACTTCTTCCACGACTTCTCCTTGCTCGGCGGATTAAGCTTACTGGCGTGGGGCTTAGGCTACTTTGGCCAACCGCATATCTTGGCCCGCTTTATGGCCATAGACTCGCCCGCATCCGTGCCACTGTCGCGACGTATTGCCATGAGCTGGATGATATTATCGCTGATAGGTGCCGTGGGTGTAGGCCTTGCAGGGGCGGTATATTTTGCAGGCGTGCCGCTTGAGAACGCAGAAACTGTGTTCTTGGCGTTGTCTCAAGCGGTATTTAATCCTTGGGTCGCAGGCTTTTTGATTGCCGCTATTTTGTCCGCCATCATGAGTACCATAGACTCACAATTGCTGGTGTGTTCATCGGCCATTACCGAGGACTTTTATAAGCGCTGGTTGCGCCCCCATGCCCAAGATAATGAATTAGTGTGGGTGGGTCGATTTGCTGTAGTGGCGGTGGCGCTCTTTGCCATGTTTATTGCACTTAATCCTAAATCGTCGGTACTAGATTTAGTCAGTTATGCATGGGCAGGCTTTGGTGCCGCCTTTGGCCCGGTCATTATCTTGAGTCTGTATTGGTCGCGGCTCACCCGTAATGGCGCCTTAGCAGGGATTGTGTTGGGCGCCTTAACGGTGATTGGCTGGAAGCAGCTCACCGGTGGCCCGCTGGGCATTTTTGACTTATATGAAATTGTGCCCGGTTTTGTGATTGCCACTTTGGCTTGTATCTTTATCAGCCGCTTAGGCACACCGCCCAGTCAAAAAGTGGTATTAGGTTTTAGACGCATGGAATCTGAGCTTTAA
- the htpG gene encoding molecular chaperone HtpG, with protein MSEAVQTETHGFQTEVKQLLNLMAHSLYSNKEVFLRELVSNAADAADKLRFKALSHGELYENDGELRVRLILDQEKKTLTISDNGIGMNREEIIDHLGTIAKSGTKAFFGQLSGDQAKDSQLIGQFGVGFYSAFIVADKVTVLSRAAGQPAEQGVQWESDGDGSFTVAEVIKPGRGTDVVLHLRDAELEFLDDWRLRSIIGKYSDHISVAVEMWKEGEAEQTAEDGTVTAAATEGEWEQVNKATALWTRSKNDVSDEEYQEFYKHISHDWQDALSWSHNKVEGNQEYTSLLYVPAKAPFDMYNREQSHGLKLYVQRVFIMDDAEQFMPTYLRFVKGVLDTNDLPLNVSREILQDNKITAQLRKACSKRVLSMLEKIAKDDAEKYQGFWSEFGNVLKEGPAEDYSNREQIAGLLRFASTHNDSDAQTVSLADYVARMPEGQDKIYYITADSFAAANHSPHLEIFRKKGIEVLLMWERVDEWLMSHLNEFDGKQFESVTKGELDLGDLDDEETKKAQEEAKEALAPLLERVKAALGEDIKEVRLTHRLTNTPSCVVAGEHDMSTQMIKLMRSAGQAVPEQKYILELNPEHTLVKKLETLEAGEQFNEWSQLLLEQAQLAEQGGLKDPAAFVARVNRLLLG; from the coding sequence ATGTCAGAAGCTGTGCAAACCGAAACTCATGGTTTTCAAACTGAAGTTAAACAACTACTCAACCTGATGGCCCATAGCCTGTATTCCAATAAAGAAGTCTTCTTGCGCGAGTTGGTATCCAACGCCGCCGACGCCGCCGACAAGTTGCGCTTTAAAGCTTTGTCTCATGGTGAGTTGTACGAAAATGACGGTGAGCTAAGAGTTCGGTTGATTCTTGACCAAGAAAAGAAAACGCTGACCATTTCTGATAATGGTATCGGTATGAACCGCGAAGAAATTATCGACCATTTGGGTACCATTGCTAAGTCTGGTACCAAGGCTTTCTTTGGTCAGCTGTCTGGCGATCAAGCCAAAGACTCCCAGCTGATTGGTCAGTTTGGTGTGGGCTTTTATTCCGCCTTTATCGTGGCCGACAAAGTAACCGTATTAAGCCGTGCAGCGGGCCAACCTGCAGAGCAAGGCGTGCAGTGGGAGTCTGACGGTGATGGTAGCTTTACCGTAGCCGAGGTGATAAAGCCTGGTCGCGGTACCGACGTGGTCTTGCATCTGCGTGACGCCGAGTTGGAGTTTTTAGACGACTGGCGCCTGCGCAGCATTATCGGTAAATACTCGGATCACATCAGTGTGGCCGTGGAAATGTGGAAAGAAGGCGAAGCTGAGCAAACCGCCGAAGACGGCACTGTCACTGCCGCCGCGACTGAGGGCGAGTGGGAGCAAGTCAACAAAGCCACCGCACTGTGGACCCGCTCTAAAAATGACGTCAGCGACGAAGAATACCAAGAGTTTTACAAGCATATCTCCCACGATTGGCAAGATGCGTTGAGCTGGAGCCACAACAAGGTTGAAGGCAATCAAGAATACACCAGCCTGTTGTACGTACCGGCCAAAGCGCCGTTTGATATGTATAACCGCGAGCAAAGCCACGGCTTAAAACTGTATGTACAGCGCGTATTCATCATGGATGATGCGGAACAGTTTATGCCAACATACTTACGTTTTGTGAAAGGTGTGCTGGATACCAACGACTTACCGTTGAACGTGTCTCGTGAAATTTTGCAAGACAACAAGATCACCGCGCAACTGCGCAAAGCGTGCAGTAAGCGCGTATTGTCGATGCTGGAAAAAATCGCTAAAGACGACGCCGAGAAGTATCAAGGTTTCTGGTCTGAGTTCGGTAACGTACTTAAAGAAGGCCCAGCAGAAGACTACAGCAACCGCGAGCAAATCGCCGGTTTGCTGCGCTTTGCCAGCACTCACAACGACTCTGATGCACAAACTGTATCGTTAGCCGACTATGTGGCACGCATGCCAGAAGGCCAAGATAAGATTTACTACATTACCGCCGACAGCTTTGCCGCAGCCAACCACAGCCCGCACTTAGAAATTTTCCGCAAGAAAGGCATAGAAGTGTTGCTGATGTGGGAGCGTGTTGACGAGTGGCTGATGAGTCACCTCAATGAGTTTGACGGCAAGCAGTTTGAGTCGGTCACCAAAGGTGAGCTGGACTTAGGCGATCTGGATGACGAAGAAACTAAAAAAGCCCAAGAAGAAGCCAAAGAAGCCTTGGCTCCTTTGCTAGAGCGCGTAAAAGCCGCGCTGGGTGAAGACATTAAAGAAGTGCGCTTAACACATCGTTTAACCAACACCCCGTCTTGTGTGGTAGCCGGTGAGCACGACATGAGCACCCAAATGATCAAGCTGATGCGTTCAGCTGGCCAAGCGGTGCCAGAGCAAAAGTACATTCTGGAGCTTAACCCTGAGCATACGCTGGTGAAGAAGTTAGAAACACTGGAAGCCGGCGAGCAGTTCAACGAATGGTCACAGCTGCTGCTAGAACAAGCACAACTGGCCGAGCAAGGCGGTTTGAAAGACCCCGCCGCCTTCGTCGCTCGCGTTAACCGTCTGTTGTTAGGTTAA
- the fadJ gene encoding fatty acid oxidation complex subunit alpha FadJ, whose translation MNQVQPDPALDQVNIDNASQSAFSLQLQDDIGIITLDVPGQRMNTLRESFVDDIRALLAEIAENRQIKGLVLRSGKPDSFIAGADVNMLAACSSVEQAKELSEAGQNVFNELAALDLPIIAAIHGACLGGGLELALACHGRVCSDDAKTRLGLPEVQLGLIPGSGGTQRLPQLVGLTTALDMMLTGKQLRAKQALKCGLVDDMVPVSILLDTAIALARKSMPRKSIPRKSTTSKSRAGNGKAGNSKAKLSQWALEGNAVGRKLVFDKAQSTVKAKTGGHYPAPFKLLEVVKVGLEQGRESGLAAEAQAFGELVLSPESAALRQLFFATTDMKKETHWQGAEPNSLSHIGVLGGGLMGGGIAFVTATKAELPVRIKDISHHGINQAMQSAHRLLATKVRKKHLRAPEMHQQLGRITGTLNYSGFERVEVVVEAVFEDLEVKRQMVAEVEAHCAPSTVFATNTSSLPIHQIAEGALRPEQILGLHYFSPVDKMPLAEIIPHAGTSATAVATALKLARAQGKTPIVVQDKAGFYVNRILAPYLNEAARLLLGGEPVDAIDRALVDYGFPVGPMTLLDEVGIDVAAKISPILARELGERFVAPEAFNKLLEDNRKGKKNGRGFYRYEAKKRAKKHKPVDESVYKLLKIKPLSQLPAQELAERCVLLMLNEAALALDEGVIASARDGDIGAIFGIGYPPFTGGPFFYMHQLGIQAVIDKMQEYVRKYGARFTPCEPLLRMAAEGKSYY comes from the coding sequence ATGAACCAAGTTCAACCTGATCCCGCACTTGATCAAGTTAATATTGATAACGCAAGTCAGTCTGCCTTTAGCCTGCAGCTGCAAGACGATATCGGCATTATTACGCTGGACGTACCTGGCCAGCGCATGAACACGCTGCGCGAAAGCTTTGTGGACGATATTCGTGCCCTTTTGGCAGAGATTGCCGAAAACCGCCAAATCAAAGGCTTGGTGTTGCGCTCCGGTAAACCGGACTCTTTTATTGCCGGTGCCGACGTTAATATGCTGGCCGCCTGCAGCAGTGTGGAACAAGCCAAGGAGCTGTCTGAGGCAGGACAAAATGTGTTTAATGAACTCGCCGCCTTAGACTTACCCATTATTGCCGCCATCCACGGTGCCTGCTTAGGCGGCGGCCTAGAGCTGGCGCTGGCTTGCCATGGTCGCGTGTGCAGTGACGACGCTAAAACTCGCCTTGGGTTACCGGAAGTGCAGTTAGGCTTAATACCGGGCTCTGGCGGCACTCAGCGTTTGCCACAGCTGGTGGGCTTAACCACGGCGCTGGACATGATGTTGACCGGTAAACAACTGCGGGCCAAACAAGCGCTTAAATGCGGCTTAGTGGATGATATGGTGCCGGTGAGCATCTTGCTTGATACTGCCATCGCCTTGGCACGTAAAAGCATGCCACGTAAAAGCATACCACGTAAAAGTACGACGTCTAAAAGCAGGGCGGGTAACGGCAAAGCAGGTAACAGTAAAGCTAAGCTCAGTCAGTGGGCGCTAGAGGGCAATGCTGTTGGCCGAAAACTGGTGTTTGATAAGGCACAAAGTACCGTTAAGGCGAAAACAGGGGGCCATTATCCCGCGCCATTTAAGTTACTTGAGGTCGTAAAAGTGGGGCTAGAGCAGGGCAGGGAGTCGGGCTTAGCCGCCGAAGCACAAGCCTTTGGCGAATTAGTGCTGAGCCCAGAGTCAGCAGCACTGCGCCAGCTCTTCTTTGCCACTACCGACATGAAAAAAGAAACCCACTGGCAAGGTGCCGAGCCCAACTCGCTTAGCCACATCGGCGTGCTGGGCGGCGGTTTAATGGGCGGCGGCATTGCCTTTGTTACCGCCACCAAAGCCGAGTTGCCGGTGCGCATTAAAGACATTTCTCATCACGGCATTAATCAGGCCATGCAGAGTGCACACCGCTTATTAGCGACCAAAGTGCGCAAGAAGCATCTGCGCGCTCCCGAGATGCATCAACAATTAGGCCGTATCACTGGCACCCTTAATTACAGCGGTTTTGAACGGGTGGAGGTGGTAGTAGAAGCGGTGTTTGAAGATTTAGAGGTAAAGCGCCAGATGGTGGCAGAGGTCGAAGCGCACTGCGCGCCAAGTACCGTATTTGCCACCAACACCTCTTCTTTACCAATTCACCAAATTGCTGAAGGTGCGCTAAGGCCCGAGCAAATACTAGGGCTGCACTATTTTAGTCCCGTCGATAAAATGCCCTTGGCCGAGATAATTCCCCATGCGGGTACCAGTGCTACGGCGGTGGCCACGGCGCTGAAACTGGCCAGAGCACAGGGTAAAACGCCGATCGTGGTACAAGACAAAGCCGGCTTTTATGTGAACCGCATTTTAGCGCCTTACTTAAATGAAGCGGCGCGGCTGTTGCTGGGCGGCGAGCCGGTGGATGCTATTGACCGCGCCTTAGTCGACTATGGCTTTCCGGTCGGGCCCATGACCTTGCTGGATGAAGTGGGCATAGATGTGGCCGCCAAAATTTCGCCTATTTTAGCCCGTGAACTGGGTGAGCGTTTTGTGGCGCCCGAGGCCTTTAACAAACTGCTGGAAGATAACCGTAAGGGTAAGAAAAATGGCCGTGGTTTTTATCGCTATGAAGCGAAAAAACGTGCTAAGAAGCACAAGCCGGTGGATGAAAGCGTCTATAAATTGCTAAAAATTAAACCGCTCAGCCAATTACCGGCTCAAGAGTTAGCCGAGCGTTGCGTGTTACTGATGCTTAACGAAGCGGCGCTGGCGCTGGATGAAGGCGTGATTGCCTCGGCCCGCGACGGCGATATTGGTGCCATCTTTGGCATTGGTTATCCGCCTTTTACCGGCGGGCCCTTCTTTTATATGCATCAGCTCGGTATTCAAGCCGTGATAGATAAAATGCAAGAATACGTGCGCAAATACGGCGCGCGCTTTACGCCCTGCGAGCCTTTGCTGCGCATGGCGGCAGAGGGCAAGAGTTATTATTAG
- the fadI gene encoding acetyl-CoA C-acyltransferase FadI has translation MSATNPLTTHKGDRIAIVSGLRTPFARQASAFRGIPALELGTMVVNELLARTAMPASEVQQLVFGQVVQMPKAPNIAREIVLASTLPVSTDAYSVTRACATSFQAVSSMAESMLAGQIQVGIAGGADSTSVLPIGVSARLAEALLDLSKAKTFSAKFAIVRRLKFADLAPEPPAIAEYSTGLTMGQTAEQMAKSHGISREAQDELAHRSHQLATQAWQEGRLSDQVMATYVPPFKAAFEQDNNIRTDSKLADYGKLKPAFDRRHGTVTAATSTPLTDGAAAILMMTESRAKELGLKPLGYLRSYAYSAISVQHDMLLGPSYATPLALDKAGCTLADMDLIDMHEAFAAQTLANLKMFASQQFAEQHLNRSHAIGEVDITKFNVLGGSLAYGHPFAATGARMITQTLTELNRRGGGLALTTACAAGGLGVAMVLEAAQ, from the coding sequence ATGTCGGCGACAAACCCATTAACGACCCACAAGGGCGATCGGATCGCCATTGTGTCGGGATTAAGAACGCCCTTTGCCCGTCAAGCGAGTGCCTTTCGCGGTATTCCCGCCCTGGAGCTGGGCACCATGGTGGTCAATGAATTGTTGGCCCGCACCGCCATGCCTGCCTCTGAGGTGCAGCAACTGGTGTTTGGTCAGGTAGTACAAATGCCCAAAGCGCCCAATATTGCCCGAGAAATTGTGCTGGCCAGTACCTTGCCCGTTAGTACAGATGCTTACAGCGTCACTCGCGCCTGTGCCACTAGCTTTCAAGCGGTGTCGAGCATGGCTGAGTCGATGTTGGCCGGCCAAATTCAAGTGGGCATAGCCGGCGGCGCTGACTCCACTTCAGTGTTACCAATTGGGGTGTCGGCGCGATTAGCTGAGGCGTTACTGGACTTGAGTAAGGCCAAAACCTTTAGCGCTAAATTTGCCATAGTGCGACGCCTAAAATTTGCCGACTTAGCCCCTGAGCCACCGGCCATCGCCGAATATTCTACTGGGTTAACCATGGGTCAAACCGCAGAGCAAATGGCTAAAAGCCATGGTATTAGCCGTGAAGCACAAGATGAATTGGCCCATCGCTCTCATCAATTAGCCACTCAAGCTTGGCAAGAAGGTCGACTGAGCGATCAAGTGATGGCCACCTATGTGCCGCCTTTTAAAGCCGCCTTTGAGCAAGATAACAATATTCGTACTGATTCTAAATTAGCTGATTATGGCAAATTGAAACCCGCGTTTGACCGGCGTCACGGCACCGTTACCGCCGCTACTAGTACGCCACTCACTGATGGTGCAGCCGCCATTTTGATGATGACCGAAAGCCGCGCCAAAGAGTTAGGCCTTAAGCCATTAGGCTATTTACGCAGTTATGCTTATTCGGCCATTAGTGTGCAACACGACATGCTACTTGGGCCAAGCTATGCCACGCCGCTGGCGCTCGATAAAGCCGGCTGTACGTTAGCGGACATGGATTTAATCGATATGCATGAAGCCTTTGCCGCACAAACCTTGGCTAATTTAAAAATGTTCGCCAGTCAGCAATTTGCCGAGCAACATCTGAATCGTAGCCACGCCATTGGTGAGGTCGATATAACGAAATTTAACGTACTGGGTGGCTCTTTGGCTTATGGCCATCCCTTTGCCGCCACGGGCGCGCGTATGATCACGCAAACTTTGACTGAGCTTAATCGCCGTGGTGGCGGTTTAGCGTTAACCACAGCGTGCGCGGCCGGTGGCCTAGGCGTAGCCATGGTATTGGAGGCCGCTCAATGA
- the hemH gene encoding ferrochelatase: MKTGVLLVNLGTPTAPTAKAVRTFLAQFLHDKRVVDLPRMLWCPILHGVILPFRSPKVAKLYASVWMEEGSPLMVISRRQQVALSQMLQDAGIDMPVALGMSYGEPSINTAWQELKAAGVDRVIILPLYPQYSVSTSASVFDTWARLMKKERRLPAFRFIRDYHDNHGYIHALAESVRASWQEHGQTELLLLSYHGIPKRFEDQGDPYGQQCHRTSELLAAELGLAPHQWRTTFQSRFGREEWLQPYTDEVMAKLPSEGIKNISVICPAFSADCLETLEEISCENKEYFMEAGGEQYHYIPALNDNPAHIRMMMDLVCREIA; the protein is encoded by the coding sequence GTGAAAACAGGTGTTTTACTGGTTAACCTGGGTACGCCCACGGCACCTACAGCTAAAGCAGTTCGTACCTTTCTTGCGCAATTTTTGCATGATAAGCGCGTTGTCGACTTACCACGTATGCTCTGGTGTCCCATCTTGCACGGTGTTATTTTGCCGTTTCGCTCCCCAAAAGTTGCCAAACTGTATGCGTCCGTTTGGATGGAAGAAGGGTCGCCGTTAATGGTGATCAGTCGTCGCCAGCAAGTAGCACTGAGCCAGATGTTGCAAGATGCGGGTATCGATATGCCGGTGGCGCTGGGCATGAGCTATGGTGAGCCTTCTATTAATACCGCTTGGCAAGAGCTCAAAGCGGCGGGCGTAGATAGAGTCATTATACTGCCGCTGTATCCCCAGTATTCAGTGAGTACCTCAGCTTCGGTATTTGATACCTGGGCAAGATTGATGAAAAAAGAACGTCGTTTGCCGGCATTTCGCTTTATTCGTGATTATCACGATAACCACGGCTATATTCATGCCTTGGCGGAGTCGGTGCGTGCCAGCTGGCAAGAACACGGCCAAACGGAGTTATTACTGCTGTCGTATCACGGCATTCCAAAGCGCTTTGAAGACCAAGGCGACCCGTATGGCCAACAGTGTCACCGCACTTCTGAATTGCTTGCTGCCGAGCTGGGACTGGCGCCTCATCAGTGGCGCACCACTTTTCAGTCGCGTTTTGGCCGTGAAGAATGGCTACAGCCTTACACAGATGAAGTAATGGCGAAATTACCGAGCGAGGGTATTAAAAATATCAGTGTTATTTGTCCGGCATTCTCTGCGGACTGCTTAGAAACACTGGAAGAGATCTCCTGTGAAAACAAGGAGTACTTCATGGAGGCAGGCGGCGAGCAATATCATTATATTCCCGCACTCAACGATAACCCTGCCCATATCCGCATGATGATGGACTTGGTGTGTCGGGAAATCGCTTAA
- a CDS encoding sigma-70 family RNA polymerase sigma factor codes for MAIKQQRYETLVYAVHGDLFRYAFWLCHDRQVAEDLVQETFLRAWKSLDSLKDDKAAKAWLITILRRENARRFERKQFNLVDLDTVPVPDQQSLGLEQAMENEWLRRHMSELAEEYREPLLLQVLGGFSGEEIAEILDLNKNTVMTRLFRARNKLKDALDKDTQTRGQHNG; via the coding sequence ATGGCCATCAAACAACAGCGCTATGAAACGCTGGTTTATGCGGTGCATGGAGATTTATTTCGCTATGCATTTTGGTTATGTCACGACCGTCAGGTGGCCGAAGACTTAGTGCAAGAAACATTTTTGCGCGCGTGGAAGTCACTGGACAGCTTAAAAGACGACAAAGCAGCCAAAGCATGGCTGATCACTATCTTACGCCGGGAAAATGCCCGTCGTTTTGAGCGTAAACAATTTAACTTGGTGGATCTAGACACAGTTCCGGTACCCGATCAGCAGAGTTTAGGCCTTGAGCAAGCAATGGAAAACGAATGGCTGCGCCGCCACATGAGCGAGTTAGCCGAAGAATACCGCGAGCCTTTGCTGCTGCAGGTGCTGGGTGGTTTTAGTGGTGAAGAAATAGCTGAGATATTAGATTTGAATAAAAATACCGTCATGACCCGCCTCTTTCGTGCCCGTAATAAACTGAAAGATGCGCTCGATAAAGACACGCAAACACGAGGCCAACACAATGGATGA